The Syntrophaceae bacterium DNA segment GTGTCGGGAACGGTACAGATCATGACGGATTTGGAGAAGAGAGGGAAAGGGGTTGCCCGTCCCGACAACAGAAAAAAGTGGGTGAAAATCAAAGCTGCGTCGAGGGGAGGGGAGGGGCGGCCGAATAATAGGGGCTGCTGACTGCAAGTGCTTCCCCTTGCAGGAGGAGGCACTTCTTGCTCTGCTTCTGCTCGTACATCAGCTTGTCTGCCGAGGCGATGAGTTCATCGATGGTGCAGGGATTGGCAGGATTGTAGTAGGAGCAGCCCACGCTGATGGAGAGTTTGTATTTCCGGTTCTCCTGGCTGTTTTTCATGTCGATCTGGGACTGCAAGCGGGCGCTGATGATCTCGAAATCCGCTTCCGTTACGTCGACGACGAGGGCGGCGTATTCATCTCCTCCCAGACGGGCAACGATGTCGGAGGTCCTGAACGTCTCCTTGAATACGGCCGCCGCCTCCATGAGCGCCCTGTCTCCTTCATCATGGCCCAGCGTGTCATTGATCCATTTCAGCCAGTCCAGATCCGCGAAAAGAAGCAGCATGGCGTTCTTTTCCCGCTCTGCGATCTTCAACTGCTGTCCCGCAAGAGACAGAAATCCCCTTCTGTTGTGCAGGCCCGTGAGCTGATCCGTGATCGAAAGGGCCATGATCTCAGCCTCCATCTTTTTGTGCTCCGTGAGATCGCGGGCCACGGCCTGAAAGCCTGCCGTCCGGCCGTCTTTGAGGATCACCTGGGTATTCTGGCCCAGCCAAACCTTGTTCCCTTCCTTGGTTCTCAGGGGATATTCAAAATAGGTATTATGCAGCTTCTTGACGAACTGACGACCGAAAAACCGGTCGACGGCCTGCCGCTCGTCGGGATGGACAAAGTCCAGGTACTGTTTCCCGACGAGTTCCTTTTCTGTGTATCCCGTAACTGAAAAACCGGCTGGATTCACGAAGGTTATATTTCCGGTGCCATCCGTTCGGATGATGATCTCGCTCGCCTGCTCCACCAGGCTTCGGTACCGCTCCTCGCTGTCGCGAAGTGCCTCTTCCGCCTGTTCGCGCTCGGCGATTTCGTACAGCAAATCCTTGTTCGACTGGGTGATCCTGTGCTGATTCAGGAATGTCTGGAAACGGTACTTTTCGAGCATGAACCCCATCACACCGGCAAACACGTACGCAATGACGAGGTTGTTCATGGAGTAATGGACGTTGTAGGAATTGATATCCGGCCTGTGGATCAGGATGGCACCCACGAAGATGATAATGGAAAGCATGTAATATCGATACAGAACGATCAGCCGCGAAGGCATGAACGTGGCGATGGCAATGACGAGCATGAAACCCGCGATGTAGCTCGGGTCGTCCGCAATCCTCCCCGTAAAGTAGGCGCAGCTGAACAGCATGTAAGCAAGCATCAGATGGAGCAGGCCGAGACCCTTTCCCCTGATCCTGTCAAAGAAAGTGGCTGCAAAGACGATCAAGCCGACGGCACTCAGGCCCAGACGGAAATAAAGCAACTCGGGGAATTCGGGATGAAGTTCAGGATCCAGGAAAAAACCGAAGTGGAGCCAGGAAATCATGGCAAGCAAGGCAAAGGCGCGCTGCATTCCCTTTGCCTGACTATGCAGGTACTCCATGTACTCGTCTTGATAATGGGATCTTTCGGGATTTTGCGGAACGAACCTTTTCATTTTTTCAATAAACTGTAAAGACATGGAGCCGGTCCTGTCAGCG contains these protein-coding regions:
- a CDS encoding diguanylate cyclase, with the protein product MEYLHSQAKGMQRAFALLAMISWLHFGFFLDPELHPEFPELLYFRLGLSAVGLIVFAATFFDRIRGKGLGLLHLMLAYMLFSCAYFTGRIADDPSYIAGFMLVIAIATFMPSRLIVLYRYYMLSIIIFVGAILIHRPDINSYNVHYSMNNLVIAYVFAGVMGFMLEKYRFQTFLNQHRITQSNKDLLYEIAEREQAEEALRDSEERYRSLVEQASEIIIRTDGTGNITFVNPAGFSVTGYTEKELVGKQYLDFVHPDERQAVDRFFGRQFVKKLHNTYFEYPLRTKEGNKVWLGQNTQVILKDGRTAGFQAVARDLTEHKKMEAEIMALSITDQLTGLHNRRGFLSLAGQQLKIAEREKNAMLLLFADLDWLKWINDTLGHDEGDRALMEAAAVFKETFRTSDIVARLGGDEYAALVVDVTEADFEIISARLQSQIDMKNSQENRKYKLSISVGCSYYNPANPCTIDELIASADKLMYEQKQSKKCLLLQGEALAVSSPYYSAAPPLPSTQL